The proteins below are encoded in one region of Aquisphaera giovannonii:
- a CDS encoding enoyl-CoA hydratase/isomerase family protein, with the protein MSEGTRTGPWKIERGPGDAATLWFNSTQHSQNVLDAEAIEGLDRSLDEIEADSSLRGLLVRSSKEGGFCAGADLRAFRTCATPEELAGFLRRGLEVFDRLAGLKIPTAAVLHGNCLGGGLELALACRRRIALASNVPLQLGSPEVHLGLIPAWGALVRLPRLLSPRDAMLLVLGGNPIGFLQAKSQGLVDRLVSSDEPDRIAEAISAAEPAGESPLDADAWRPELEFAAAKVEEQPPDHPEAPQQILELIKLDIAEGPAAARARAIEVSSELAFHPAARDAIDDFFGRRTRARQAGEAVPVMPTGGLSSLSDSPPQSRPSPG; encoded by the coding sequence ATGAGCGAAGGCACGAGGACCGGCCCGTGGAAGATCGAGCGGGGCCCGGGCGACGCGGCGACCCTCTGGTTCAACTCGACCCAGCACTCTCAGAACGTGCTGGACGCCGAGGCCATCGAGGGACTGGACCGGTCCCTCGACGAGATCGAGGCCGATTCTTCGCTCCGCGGGCTGCTGGTACGCAGCTCCAAGGAGGGCGGATTCTGCGCCGGGGCTGACCTGCGGGCATTCCGCACCTGCGCCACCCCGGAGGAACTGGCCGGCTTCCTCAGGCGTGGGCTCGAGGTATTCGATCGGCTGGCCGGGTTGAAGATCCCGACGGCGGCGGTGCTCCACGGCAACTGCCTCGGCGGCGGGCTCGAACTGGCGCTGGCGTGCCGACGCCGGATTGCGTTGGCCTCGAACGTGCCGCTTCAGCTCGGGTCCCCGGAAGTCCACCTGGGCCTGATCCCGGCGTGGGGGGCACTCGTGAGGCTGCCGCGCCTGCTCTCCCCCAGGGACGCGATGCTCCTCGTGCTGGGCGGGAATCCCATCGGCTTCCTCCAGGCGAAGTCCCAGGGACTCGTCGACAGGCTGGTCTCCTCGGACGAGCCGGATCGGATCGCGGAGGCGATCAGCGCGGCGGAGCCCGCGGGAGAGTCGCCGCTGGACGCGGACGCCTGGAGGCCCGAGCTGGAATTCGCCGCCGCGAAGGTCGAGGAGCAGCCGCCCGATCACCCCGAGGCGCCGCAGCAGATCCTCGAGCTGATCAAGCTCGACATCGCCGAAGGCCCCGCCGCCGCGAGGGCGAGGGCGATCGAGGTCTCCTCCGAGCTGGCGTTCCACCCCGCGGCGCGCGACGCCATCGACGACTTCTTCGGGCGCCGGACCAGGGCCCGGCAGGCCGGCGAGGCGGTCCCGGTCATGCCCACAGGGGGACTATCCTCGCTGTCGGACAGCCCGCCTCAATCGCGTCCCTCGCCAGGTTGA
- a CDS encoding IS4 family transposase, giving the protein MAKRPAKPLKSRDIRGVKYVERLLPLLDALHEVGCDRDRAGNRCLFYDQYCMLVLLSMFNPVVRSLRAIQQVSGLRNVQRKLGCSRASLGSLSEAVEVFEPGRLLGIIDALAADAGPVRDVRQGHLAHALTAVDGSVVKTLKSITEAAFMGDKNGGSHSGWRLHTHFDIDRGVPVRIDVTRASNSGKDDEKNRLRERLEPDHCYVMDRWYAQFTLFRDIVAAGSSYVCRVRDNTNLTDVVEERPVTEAAKAAGVIRDVVVNLGGDRKEGERPGHPVRIVMVRTTPHTKRGGREGGTAGPSSDGILRIATSLLDVPAEIIANIYKHGWTIELFFRFFKHVLGCRRLLSTHEAGIEIQAYCAIIACLLISLWTERKPTLRTYEMICHYFTGLAGLDELVAHLEGLKRAEEAKRAAS; this is encoded by the coding sequence ATGGCGAAGCGTCCGGCGAAGCCTCTGAAATCCCGGGATATCCGGGGCGTGAAGTACGTCGAGCGGCTCCTGCCGTTGCTCGATGCGCTGCATGAGGTCGGCTGCGATCGCGACAGGGCGGGCAACCGCTGCCTGTTCTATGACCAGTACTGCATGCTCGTCCTGCTCTCGATGTTCAACCCCGTGGTCCGCTCGCTGCGGGCCATCCAGCAGGTCAGCGGGCTGCGCAACGTGCAGCGCAAGCTCGGCTGCTCGCGGGCGTCGCTGGGCTCGCTGTCGGAGGCCGTGGAGGTCTTCGAGCCGGGCCGCCTCCTGGGGATCATCGACGCCCTGGCCGCCGACGCCGGGCCGGTCCGCGACGTCCGCCAGGGCCACCTGGCGCACGCGCTGACGGCGGTCGACGGCAGCGTCGTCAAGACGCTCAAGTCGATCACCGAGGCGGCCTTCATGGGCGACAAGAACGGCGGCTCGCACAGCGGCTGGCGGCTGCACACCCACTTCGACATCGACCGCGGCGTGCCGGTGCGGATCGACGTCACCCGCGCCTCCAACAGCGGCAAGGACGACGAGAAGAACCGGCTCCGCGAGCGCCTGGAGCCGGACCATTGCTACGTCATGGACCGGTGGTACGCCCAGTTCACCCTCTTCCGCGACATCGTCGCGGCCGGCAGCAGCTACGTCTGCCGGGTCCGCGACAACACCAACCTCACGGACGTGGTCGAGGAGCGGCCGGTCACCGAGGCGGCGAAGGCCGCCGGGGTGATCCGCGACGTCGTCGTGAACCTCGGCGGCGATCGGAAGGAAGGCGAGCGGCCGGGCCACCCGGTGCGGATCGTGATGGTGAGGACGACGCCGCACACGAAGCGCGGCGGCCGCGAGGGCGGCACGGCGGGCCCGTCCAGCGACGGCATCCTGCGGATCGCCACGAGCCTCCTCGACGTGCCGGCCGAGATTATCGCAAATATATACAAGCATGGGTGGACGATCGAGCTGTTCTTCCGGTTCTTCAAGCACGTGCTCGGCTGCCGGCGGCTGCTGAGCACGCACGAGGCGGGGATCGAGATCCAGGCGTACTGCGCCATCATCGCGTGCCTGCTGATCAGCCTGTGGACGGAGCGGAAGCCGACGCTGCGGACCTACGAGATGATCTGCCACTACTTCACGGGGCTGGCGGGCCTGGACGAGTTGGTGGCGCACCTGGAGGGGCTGAAGCGGGCCGAAGAAGCGAAGCGTGCGGCCTCCTGA
- a CDS encoding HAD family hydrolase, producing the protein MERIIIFDGDDTLWSTMPLYDIAKARFARLVADLIPAADEAIRRLDEVDHANVARLGFNTERFPGSMVETYRVLCRETGSRPKPEIEAQLLEAGRAVFTSAVVAYPDAAACLARLAPRFRIVLATKGDPTVQAFRIEQSGFGHFFADIRILPEKTDRQFRDIVSAYGIADAAGWSIGNSVRSDINPALRAGLSAILIPRSTWQYEDESPLLSPRLFVRDSLAEAADLIIEMSD; encoded by the coding sequence ATGGAACGCATCATTATTTTCGATGGAGACGACACGCTCTGGTCGACCATGCCGCTCTACGACATCGCCAAGGCTCGGTTTGCGAGGCTCGTCGCTGACCTGATTCCGGCCGCTGATGAGGCAATACGACGACTCGATGAGGTCGACCACGCGAACGTGGCTCGCCTGGGGTTCAACACGGAACGTTTCCCCGGGTCCATGGTCGAAACGTATCGCGTCCTGTGCCGCGAGACCGGGTCGCGGCCCAAGCCCGAGATCGAAGCGCAACTGCTCGAGGCAGGCCGGGCGGTATTCACCTCCGCCGTGGTGGCTTACCCTGACGCCGCCGCCTGCCTGGCAAGATTGGCGCCTCGGTTCCGGATCGTTCTCGCGACCAAGGGCGACCCGACCGTCCAGGCATTTCGCATCGAGCAGTCCGGTTTCGGCCATTTTTTCGCCGATATTCGAATTCTCCCCGAAAAGACGGACCGGCAGTTCCGTGACATCGTGTCCGCCTACGGGATCGCCGACGCCGCGGGCTGGTCTATCGGAAACAGCGTCCGATCCGACATCAACCCCGCCCTCAGAGCCGGCCTTTCCGCTATTCTGATCCCGCGATCGACATGGCAGTACGAGGATGAATCGCCCCTCTTATCGCCGAGACTCTTCGTTAGGGACTCTCTGGCTGAAGCGGCCGATCTGATCATCGAAATGAGCGACTAA
- a CDS encoding DNA translocase FtsK: protein MHFDQNKSIGALGTLIVAKWYRSVHQQNLLISLDSAETRRWMNLEEDARRADLLGLSLENNVPIIDVLESKSGVDATSVYSIDGAGKISGKPVEQLVNTGRSVGAIFGLNEWKDHVLTPPRREILRNHLYRQGFTGKRTPQEKQYWERVLNSLFRGETKPVIRLNLILVNLGLNQQPLNRIVESEGSKIRLVHLNEESVSFQLGQPPLSPAVVAREAEPTSSEVDQEVEIEDQSAGLIEPEPAELEIEVSPNLAEQIKTTCGRIKAACQDFGIKVTEIDPEKVDIGPSILRYKIKLAPGEDSARLRRQAENIARQLAASSVPIIGFLIGTNFEYLDLARPDRQVVSLEPHLKSVALRDVNELPLHVGVDPAGSQYRLDLGDDRLPHMLVAGGTGSGKTIFLYSVVLSLVTAHTSKTLELVIIDPKQTDFTVFGGLPHLRNGEIIIDADRGVEAVKAIAEHDMQERSELLQKAKCRDIKAYNLANPKKIIRPLVVVIDEYADLVSVLSKKERDDFERVISRITARGRNVGIHLILATQRPTADVVTGNIKANMAARISFSLPSSRDSLVILDEPGAERLLRNGDMLLLLEGRLTRLQGYYVDPARLEKLIPKR, encoded by the coding sequence ATGCATTTCGATCAGAACAAGTCCATCGGAGCGCTCGGCACGCTTATCGTTGCTAAGTGGTATCGCTCCGTCCACCAGCAGAACCTGCTCATCAGCCTCGACAGTGCCGAGACGCGGCGATGGATGAACCTTGAGGAGGACGCACGCCGCGCCGACCTTCTCGGCTTGTCGCTCGAAAATAACGTGCCCATCATCGACGTCCTCGAATCGAAGTCGGGCGTCGACGCGACAAGCGTCTACTCGATCGACGGCGCCGGCAAGATCTCGGGCAAGCCGGTGGAGCAGCTCGTGAACACGGGCCGGTCGGTCGGTGCCATATTCGGGCTCAACGAGTGGAAGGACCATGTCCTGACGCCGCCTCGCCGCGAGATACTCCGGAACCACCTCTATCGCCAGGGCTTTACCGGCAAACGGACCCCGCAGGAGAAGCAGTATTGGGAGCGGGTGCTCAACTCCCTGTTCCGGGGAGAAACCAAGCCGGTCATTCGACTCAACCTGATTCTGGTCAATCTCGGCTTGAATCAGCAGCCCCTAAACAGAATCGTCGAGTCGGAAGGCTCGAAGATCCGCTTGGTGCACCTCAATGAAGAGTCGGTCAGCTTCCAGCTTGGGCAGCCCCCACTCTCACCGGCGGTAGTAGCGCGGGAGGCGGAGCCAACATCCTCCGAGGTTGACCAGGAGGTCGAGATCGAAGATCAGTCGGCTGGCCTCATCGAACCGGAGCCGGCCGAACTGGAAATCGAGGTTTCTCCAAACCTCGCGGAGCAGATCAAGACGACCTGCGGTCGCATCAAGGCGGCCTGCCAGGATTTCGGCATCAAGGTCACCGAGATCGACCCCGAAAAGGTTGATATCGGGCCGTCAATCCTCCGCTACAAAATCAAGCTCGCACCCGGCGAGGATTCGGCACGGCTTCGTCGTCAGGCTGAGAATATCGCTCGCCAATTAGCGGCCTCGTCGGTGCCGATCATCGGGTTCCTGATCGGCACCAACTTCGAGTACCTGGATCTCGCGCGGCCCGACCGGCAGGTGGTCTCCCTGGAGCCACACCTGAAGTCGGTCGCCCTGCGCGACGTCAACGAACTGCCGCTGCACGTCGGGGTTGACCCGGCCGGCAGCCAGTATCGCCTCGATCTCGGTGACGACCGGCTGCCGCACATGCTGGTCGCCGGGGGAACCGGTTCCGGTAAGACGATTTTTCTTTACTCGGTCGTGCTCAGCTTGGTTACCGCCCACACTTCCAAGACCCTCGAACTCGTCATCATCGACCCGAAGCAGACCGACTTCACGGTTTTCGGCGGTCTGCCCCACCTGCGGAATGGCGAGATCATCATCGATGCCGACCGAGGGGTCGAGGCGGTAAAGGCGATTGCCGAACACGACATGCAGGAGCGATCCGAGTTGCTCCAGAAGGCCAAGTGCCGCGACATCAAGGCCTACAATCTAGCCAACCCCAAGAAGATCATCCGCCCCCTCGTCGTGGTGATTGACGAATATGCCGACCTTGTCAGCGTGCTGTCCAAAAAGGAGCGGGACGACTTCGAGCGGGTGATCAGCAGGATCACCGCGAGGGGGCGGAACGTAGGCATCCACCTGATCCTGGCCACTCAGCGTCCGACCGCGGACGTCGTTACCGGGAACATCAAGGCGAACATGGCGGCCCGTATATCCTTCAGCCTCCCATCAAGCCGGGATTCGCTGGTCATCCTGGACGAACCGGGTGCCGAGCGGCTCCTGAGGAACGGCGACATGCTGCTGCTGCTCGAGGGGCGGTTGACTCGCCTCCAGGGATATTACGTTGATCCCGCACGGCTGGAGAAACTCATCCCAAAGCGTTGA
- a CDS encoding SGNH/GDSL hydrolase family protein, with translation MSVSVDFLSGLYNKHSCYADRLTDEQIEAIHVSTRLEDSLRKWLQGKKDIVLLGNPGDGKTHLLRRLQEIITKVKAVVVPDATAEKQYEGIVRKWKNASDNRRPFCLAINQGPLNRLLALKGHRLPQLEEVSEQLHSLIYYDEPPKTPKKVVVIDLNLRSVLTPEIILRTLKNLLKGEILDTCPECFADESSDVALNRRAMLEPQVQDRIVRLLTAASYSGRHITMRDLQGFLSYMLLGGRTVSDMLKNPSNRDYRYFNLCFDGEGELFDAVRDAFLPERATTPEVDEHLWENTGVRDGWLFERPPLTPDHLVDAMEQFVTLKRQYFFEHTDGEKLLSLNRDDNSTFFASVNAGATGPERNLPAVLRAINSFYCPLRTEEGQYLRLWGSQQYDGHEPRVLVSCYQVPRDRFELQVPKLAPWLAEAMDHSPDHVLLRYKGKSDHPIGLRMDRGFWRALSLAARGLPTSLRSPQYSQSLQTFITKLYRVEATPQQFENIYVYNILSGRQPMRVTADRQNGVYIPS, from the coding sequence ATGTCCGTATCGGTTGACTTCCTCTCGGGGCTCTACAACAAGCACTCCTGCTATGCCGATCGCCTCACCGACGAGCAGATCGAGGCGATCCACGTATCGACCCGGCTCGAAGACTCCCTCCGAAAATGGCTCCAAGGGAAGAAGGACATCGTTCTCCTCGGCAATCCGGGGGACGGCAAGACCCACCTCCTGCGCCGACTCCAGGAGATAATCACCAAGGTCAAGGCCGTGGTTGTTCCCGACGCGACCGCGGAGAAGCAATACGAGGGAATCGTCCGGAAATGGAAGAATGCCTCCGATAATCGCCGCCCCTTCTGCCTTGCCATCAATCAGGGGCCTCTGAATCGGCTCCTTGCCCTCAAGGGTCATCGTTTGCCCCAATTGGAAGAGGTGAGCGAGCAGTTGCATTCTCTGATCTACTATGACGAACCCCCGAAAACCCCTAAGAAGGTCGTGGTCATCGACCTCAATCTCAGGTCGGTTCTCACCCCGGAGATCATCCTCCGGACGTTGAAGAACCTGCTGAAGGGCGAGATCCTCGATACCTGTCCCGAATGTTTCGCCGACGAGTCGAGCGACGTCGCACTCAACCGTCGAGCGATGCTGGAACCGCAGGTCCAGGACCGGATCGTCAGGCTGCTGACCGCCGCCAGCTATTCGGGCCGGCACATAACCATGCGGGACCTGCAAGGGTTTCTCTCGTACATGCTGCTCGGAGGCCGGACGGTCTCCGACATGCTGAAGAACCCCTCGAACCGCGACTACCGTTATTTCAACCTTTGCTTCGATGGCGAAGGGGAGTTGTTCGATGCGGTCCGTGACGCCTTCCTCCCCGAACGCGCGACGACGCCCGAGGTTGACGAGCATCTATGGGAGAACACGGGAGTACGCGACGGATGGCTATTCGAGCGGCCGCCGCTTACCCCTGATCACCTCGTGGACGCGATGGAGCAGTTCGTCACGCTGAAGCGCCAATATTTCTTCGAGCATACCGACGGCGAGAAACTGCTCTCGTTGAACCGGGACGACAACTCCACATTCTTCGCGTCCGTGAACGCAGGGGCGACCGGGCCCGAGCGGAATCTGCCGGCGGTACTCAGAGCCATCAATTCGTTCTATTGCCCCCTCCGCACGGAGGAGGGCCAGTACCTCCGTCTATGGGGCTCGCAGCAGTACGACGGCCATGAACCGCGCGTGCTCGTGTCCTGCTATCAGGTGCCACGGGACAGGTTCGAACTTCAGGTTCCCAAGCTCGCACCGTGGCTGGCCGAGGCGATGGATCACAGCCCGGACCATGTTCTTCTGCGCTACAAGGGCAAGTCCGACCATCCCATTGGATTGCGCATGGATCGCGGTTTTTGGCGAGCCCTGTCCTTGGCGGCTCGCGGGCTGCCGACGAGCCTGAGGTCGCCGCAGTATTCGCAGTCGCTCCAGACGTTCATCACCAAGCTCTACAGGGTCGAGGCCACGCCTCAGCAGTTCGAGAACATCTACGTCTACAACATCCTCAGCGGCAGGCAGCCCATGCGGGTGACGGCGGACCGACAGAATGGGGTTTATATACCGTCATGA
- a CDS encoding Druantia anti-phage system protein DruA — MGTRNATLRTDSILPSFRGVYLERFLRLVESIDALNPLEQREAVGRELGWCRGLQHATLDRLKYQAMLMVLSDLMRQGWQTQFRQRSIFLTRPDYTRGKHLRLDHAFVKEQIRNAFREERLAKITGASTVRFIQSMENPPKNKLPVLELITNGRDLADELRRLPAEPSLGDLRKIVQPYLQLARAEARDAFTGLKLLDIWRYFRYLWAIPYQPTPGRNLFYLVRDAAKPNHPVIGIAALGNCVVQLSERDSAIGWSLDGIEANLRRRQRSIIRDRPKGASVPRITDIEYLETERAYLNRIQRYASALAETLARSLDGELAILNLEGLATAEECAAPTEATIRRLLSIAENSERERQDELRKTHSRGESAKRTESSATLSEETTSPLYVKKRAQAISDILFARLVFQRHRLSETPLESLQRLLTVDDGRKALRIALHSNKKTKIGSSMMDIIVCGAIPPYSEMLCGKLVAMLMASPQVVSDYRELYGDQPGEIVSRLAGEPIVRPADLVFLTTTSLYHVGSSQYERIRIPGPRKREVAFEFIGHTEGYGSTLLSSETTDCLRQVAVQTHGMRRVNNVFGEGVSPRLRMTREGLALIGVPQDLVLRHNCPRLIYGVRLAKNAFEYLRGEAGEADYIFSPAKSREGTESIVDHWLQRWFLPRSRREESLGKVERFDKEELRLSRETIAVGASGDNFKPGELPHVRIG, encoded by the coding sequence ATGGGTACGCGAAACGCCACACTCAGGACCGATTCGATTTTGCCGTCGTTTCGCGGCGTCTACCTCGAACGTTTCCTCCGATTGGTGGAGTCGATCGACGCTCTAAACCCCCTGGAACAACGCGAGGCGGTCGGACGCGAACTGGGGTGGTGCCGGGGCCTGCAGCATGCGACGCTTGACCGCCTGAAGTATCAGGCAATGCTCATGGTTCTGTCCGACCTCATGCGGCAGGGTTGGCAGACTCAGTTCCGGCAGCGAAGCATTTTTCTCACACGCCCTGACTACACCCGCGGCAAGCATCTCAGGCTCGACCACGCCTTCGTTAAGGAGCAGATACGGAACGCCTTCCGTGAGGAGCGCCTTGCGAAGATCACGGGAGCCAGCACGGTGCGATTCATCCAGAGCATGGAGAATCCGCCGAAGAACAAACTCCCCGTCTTGGAACTCATCACCAACGGGCGCGACCTAGCCGACGAACTTCGGCGACTGCCAGCCGAACCGTCGCTGGGCGACCTCCGGAAGATCGTCCAGCCTTACCTGCAACTGGCCCGAGCCGAAGCCCGCGACGCCTTTACGGGGCTAAAACTTTTAGATATATGGCGCTATTTCCGATATTTGTGGGCCATTCCTTACCAGCCGACCCCGGGACGTAACCTCTTCTACCTCGTCCGCGATGCTGCAAAGCCCAATCACCCCGTCATCGGGATCGCCGCGCTGGGTAACTGCGTCGTGCAACTCTCAGAGAGAGACTCGGCCATTGGCTGGAGCCTGGACGGAATTGAGGCCAATCTCCGCCGCCGACAGCGATCGATCATCCGCGATCGGCCCAAGGGTGCCTCCGTCCCGCGAATCACCGACATCGAGTACCTGGAAACCGAACGGGCATACCTCAACCGCATTCAGCGGTACGCGTCCGCCTTGGCCGAGACCCTTGCGCGGTCGCTCGACGGCGAATTGGCGATCCTGAACCTTGAGGGCCTCGCGACAGCAGAGGAGTGCGCAGCACCGACGGAAGCTACCATACGCCGACTCCTCTCGATCGCGGAGAACTCGGAACGCGAACGCCAGGACGAATTGCGCAAGACGCATTCGCGCGGCGAGTCGGCCAAGCGGACGGAGAGCTCGGCGACGCTTAGCGAGGAGACGACCTCCCCGCTCTACGTCAAGAAGCGTGCACAGGCTATATCGGACATTCTCTTCGCACGCCTGGTCTTCCAGCGGCACAGGCTGAGCGAAACGCCCCTCGAGTCCTTGCAGCGATTGCTGACTGTCGATGACGGGCGAAAGGCGCTCCGAATCGCCTTGCACTCCAACAAGAAGACGAAGATCGGCAGCAGCATGATGGACATCATCGTGTGCGGCGCCATCCCGCCGTATTCCGAGATGTTGTGCGGCAAGTTGGTGGCCATGCTCATGGCGAGCCCCCAGGTCGTGAGCGATTACCGGGAACTCTACGGCGACCAACCGGGTGAGATCGTCTCCCGATTGGCCGGCGAACCCATCGTGCGGCCCGCTGACCTCGTTTTCCTCACGACAACGAGCCTCTACCACGTCGGCAGTAGCCAGTACGAGCGTATTCGAATCCCCGGCCCAAGGAAGAGGGAAGTTGCTTTCGAATTCATCGGTCACACCGAGGGCTACGGCTCGACGCTTCTATCCTCCGAGACGACCGATTGTTTGCGCCAAGTCGCCGTCCAGACTCATGGAATGCGCCGCGTCAATAACGTGTTCGGCGAGGGGGTCAGCCCCCGGCTGCGGATGACCCGAGAAGGCCTCGCGCTGATCGGCGTACCTCAGGACCTGGTGCTTCGGCATAACTGCCCCCGCCTCATCTATGGCGTCCGGCTGGCGAAGAATGCGTTCGAGTATCTCCGGGGCGAGGCCGGCGAGGCCGACTACATTTTCTCGCCAGCGAAGAGCCGAGAGGGGACCGAGTCCATCGTCGACCACTGGCTGCAGCGGTGGTTCTTGCCGCGGTCGCGACGCGAAGAGAGTCTCGGAAAGGTCGAGCGGTTCGACAAGGAGGAGCTTCGACTGAGCAGGGAGACGATCGCCGTCGGAGCATCTGGCGACAACTTCAAACCGGGGGAATTGCCGCATGTCCGTATCGGTTGA
- a CDS encoding HTH domain-containing protein, with protein MIYQRSFAIESRLDTLLSLIRAGSHSTPALAELLGVSVPTVSRCIRALRDRGYAIEAKRVAEGWSYRLSSEHPEGRVATSDQG; from the coding sequence ATGATCTACCAGCGATCTTTTGCCATCGAAAGCCGGCTCGACACGCTGCTCAGCTTGATTCGCGCGGGAAGCCACTCGACCCCCGCGCTCGCCGAATTGCTTGGTGTATCTGTACCTACCGTATCTCGATGCATACGAGCATTACGGGATCGCGGCTATGCGATCGAGGCGAAGCGGGTTGCTGAGGGATGGTCGTATCGGCTTTCAAGCGAGCACCCGGAAGGCAGAGTTGCCACGTCCGATCAAGGATGA
- a CDS encoding SLOG family protein, with translation MRIIVTGDRNWYAPDLAEQVLNRLMVRYGPDLTIVHGGATGIDRSFAEACGEIGIEQEVHTTRWEELDHPEAVIRYDKRNRPYNANAGPIRNQAMVDAGAKMCLAFHRAISASKGTKDCSRRAIAAGIPTYLIASEAAEPKRLAAGDARLR, from the coding sequence ATGCGGATCATCGTGACCGGCGACAGGAACTGGTACGCGCCCGACCTGGCCGAGCAGGTCCTTAACCGCCTGATGGTCAGGTACGGCCCCGATCTGACGATCGTCCACGGCGGGGCGACCGGGATCGACCGCTCGTTCGCCGAGGCATGCGGCGAAATCGGCATCGAACAGGAAGTCCACACGACCCGCTGGGAGGAACTGGACCACCCGGAGGCTGTGATCCGCTACGACAAGCGGAACCGGCCCTACAACGCCAACGCCGGGCCGATCCGCAACCAAGCCATGGTCGACGCAGGAGCGAAGATGTGTCTCGCCTTCCACCGGGCGATATCGGCGAGCAAGGGCACGAAGGACTGCTCCAGGCGGGCGATCGCCGCGGGCATTCCGACGTACCTGATCGCCTCGGAGGCGGCGGAGCCGAAGCGGCTGGCCGCCGGGGATGCGAGGCTGAGGTGA
- a CDS encoding type IV secretory system conjugative DNA transfer family protein, producing MRGIPLGWESNSPSVFGFDRPASSSGEIICYDGDAPLCAIAPTGSGKGRDLLIPLLLTYPGPLIVVDLKGELSAVTARARLELGQSVHVLDPFGVTGRESDRLNPFDLFSLEGSMLEPDAEMIASLLGDGHASKDPFWSDTASGLIAGLIAYVATCPPPEPRNMKALRSLLYSDDTTYALAVLLDTKGKAMPSYAYAEISAFLQHADPPTRPSVLATARSYLKAMNTDQVSACLGDSTVSLRGVVEGSPQTVYLTIPPEKLRSHRCLLRAWVAVLLTAVMRRREIPDRRTLFVLDEAAQLGTFDPLLTAATLLRGYGVQLVSVWQDLAQMKSLYPQDWSSILNNSAVLLAFGFGHYSACRDYAEVLGLDAGDLMRLAPDEAALSVRGEGTRKVRRLNYLRDAMFQGLADPNPYYRRHSR from the coding sequence ATGCGCGGCATACCTCTGGGTTGGGAGTCGAATTCACCCTCGGTCTTCGGCTTCGACAGGCCTGCCTCCTCGTCGGGCGAGATCATCTGCTACGACGGCGACGCTCCGCTCTGTGCCATCGCCCCGACGGGCTCGGGCAAAGGCCGCGACCTCCTGATCCCGCTTCTGCTCACCTATCCCGGCCCGCTGATCGTCGTCGACCTGAAGGGCGAGCTATCGGCGGTCACCGCACGCGCGCGGCTTGAGTTGGGCCAGTCTGTGCACGTCCTCGACCCGTTCGGCGTCACGGGCCGCGAGAGCGACCGGCTCAACCCCTTCGACCTCTTCTCGCTGGAAGGCTCGATGCTGGAGCCCGACGCGGAGATGATCGCGTCCCTGCTGGGCGATGGCCACGCCTCCAAGGACCCGTTCTGGTCCGACACGGCCAGCGGCTTGATCGCCGGGCTGATCGCCTATGTGGCGACATGCCCGCCGCCCGAGCCGCGGAACATGAAGGCCCTGCGCTCGCTGCTCTACAGCGACGATACGACCTATGCCCTGGCGGTGCTGCTCGACACCAAAGGCAAAGCGATGCCGTCCTACGCCTACGCCGAGATCTCGGCCTTCCTCCAGCACGCCGACCCGCCAACCCGCCCCAGCGTCCTGGCGACCGCACGGTCCTACCTCAAGGCGATGAACACCGACCAGGTCTCCGCCTGCCTGGGCGACTCGACGGTGTCGCTGCGGGGCGTCGTCGAGGGGTCGCCCCAGACGGTCTACCTCACGATCCCGCCGGAGAAGCTCAGGAGCCACCGCTGCCTGCTGCGGGCGTGGGTGGCCGTCCTGCTAACCGCCGTCATGCGCAGACGCGAAATCCCCGACCGGCGGACGCTCTTCGTGCTCGACGAGGCGGCCCAGCTCGGCACGTTCGACCCGCTGCTCACGGCGGCGACCTTGCTCAGGGGGTACGGCGTCCAGCTCGTCTCGGTCTGGCAGGACCTGGCGCAGATGAAGAGCCTCTACCCGCAGGACTGGTCGAGCATTCTGAACAACTCGGCGGTGCTGCTCGCCTTTGGGTTCGGCCACTATTCGGCGTGCCGGGATTACGCGGAGGTGCTCGGCCTCGACGCGGGGGATCTGATGCGACTCGCCCCGGACGAGGCGGCCCTGTCCGTGCGCGGCGAGGGGACCCGCAAGGTCCGGCGGCTCAACTATCTGCGAGACGCGATGTTCCAGGGGCTGGCGGACCCGAACCCGTATTACCGGCGGCACTCGCGGTAA